From one Mesoplodon densirostris isolate mMesDen1 chromosome 19, mMesDen1 primary haplotype, whole genome shotgun sequence genomic stretch:
- the LOC132480877 gene encoding LOW QUALITY PROTEIN: wee1-like protein kinase 2 (The sequence of the model RefSeq protein was modified relative to this genomic sequence to represent the inferred CDS: inserted 2 bases in 1 codon), with the protein MGDNAEDKELKQKLNFSSCEEEHENEEQKEAPESEEVQSQTPEKSAIQDSGLVQEAELTSLRTPLSNVRDLNTFQEKDQASPGQGLRTPVSHSLTRPETPAPPDKGKPPRCEGPFTPKGQVSQPGISSTGKLPSRSSKHLKLTPGPFTDAMTSLALININPFTPESYRKQFLKSNGKRKTRGDLEEAGPGEGKVEQGLPAKRCVLRETNMASRYXKEFLEVEKIGVGEFGTVYKCIKRLDGCVYAIKRSTKPLVGSSDENLAMHDVYAHAVLGHHPHVVRYYSAWAEDDHMIIQNEYCNGGSLKAAISENAKSGNHFQDCKLKDILLQISLGLKYIHNSGMAHLDIKPSNIFICHKMQSDSPVVPEEIENEADWFLSANVMYKIGDLGHVTSISKPKVEEGDSRFLAHEILQENYQHLPKADIFALGLTIAVAAGAESLPTNGAAWHHIREGNLPDVPQELSKGFHQLLKNMIHPDPAERPSAAALAKSRVLCPSLGKTEELHQQLNLEKFKTATLERELKEAQQAPSPKECHSVPGVSGTPTGSRSTKRLVGGKSAKSSSFTWGQSSP; encoded by the exons ATGGGTGACAACGCTGAGGACAAAGAACTGAAGCAGAAATTAAACTTTTCCTCTTGTGAGGAAGAGCACGAGAATGAAGAGCAGAAGGAAGCACCAGAGAGCGAGGAGGTCCAGAGCCAAACCCCAGAGAAGTCTGCAATTCAGGATTCAGGACTTGTTCAGGAGGCAGAACTTACGTCTCTCAGAACTCCCCTTAGTAACGTACGTGACCTCAACACATTTCAGGAAAAAGACCAAGCGAGTCCAGGTCAGGGTCTGAGAACGCCAGTGTCACACTCTCTCACACGTCCTGAAACCCCAGCCCCGCCAGACAAGGGCAAGCCGCCACGCTGCGAGGGCCCCTTCACTCCCAAAGGCCAGGTGAGCCAGCCGGGGATCTCTTCAACAGGGAAGCTCCCCTCCCGAAGCTCTAAGCATCTGAAGCTCACACCTGGTCCCTTTACCGATGCGATGACCTCACTGGCTCTGATCAATATTAATCCCTTCACTCCGGAGTCCTATAGGAAACAATTCCTTAAATCCAACGGCAAGCGGAAAACCCGAGGCGACCTTGAGGAAGCTGGTCCAGGAGAAGGCAAGGTGGAACAAGGGCTGCCTGCCAAGAGATGTGTTCTACGAGAAACCAACATGGCTTCCCGCTA GAAAGAATTCTTGGAGGTGGAAAAAATCGGGGTTGGGGAATTTGGTACGGTCTACAAGTGCATTAAGAGGCTGGATGGATGTGTTTATGCAATAAAACGCTCCACGAAACCTTTGGTAGGATCATCAGATGAGAATTTGGCTATGCATGACGTTTATGCTCATGCGGTGCTTGGGCACCACCCCCATGTGGTACGTTACTACTCTGCTTGGGCAGAAGATGACCACATGATCATCCAGAATGAATACTGCAATGGTGGGAGCTTGAAAGCTGCTATATCTGAAAATGCAAAGTCTGGCAATCATTTCCAAGACTGCAAACTCAAAGACATCCTTCTACAGATTTCCCTTGGGCTTAAGTACATCCACAACTCTGGCATGGCACACCTGGACATCAAACCTAGTAACATCTTCATATGTCATAAGATGCAAAGTGACTCTCCAGTAGTCCCAGAAGAGATTGAAAATGAAGCTGATTGGTTTCTCTCTGCCAATGTGATGTATAAAATTGGTGACTTGGGTCATGTGACATCAATAAGCAAGCccaaagtggaagagggagataGTCGCTTCCTGGCTCATGAGATTTTGCAAGAGAATTATCAGCACCTTCCTAAAGCAGACATATTTGCCTTGGGATTGACCATTGCAGTGGCCGCGGGAGCAGAGTCATTACCTACCAATGGTGCGGCGTGGCATCACATCCGTGAGGGGAACCTTCCAGACGTTCCTCAGGAGCTCTCCAAAGGATTTCACCAACTACTCAAGAACATGATCCACCCCGATCCAGCAGAGAGACCTTCTGCAGCAGCTCTGGCCAAAAGTCGAgttctctgtccctctctggggAAAACAGAAGAGCTTCATCAGCAGTTGAACTTGGAAAAGTTCAAGACAGCCACACTGGAAAGAGAACTGAAAGAAGCCCAGCAGGCCCCGTCCCCCAAGGAATGCCACAGTGTCCCTGGGGTCTCTGGGACCCCCACGGGATCAAGAAGCACCAAACGCCTGGTGGGAGGAAAGAGTGCCAAGTCTTCAAGCTTCACCTGGGGACAGTCTTCCCCGTAA